The DNA segment CTTTTGTCTTATAGGCATAATTTTAGTTCCCAGCGCTGCATTGTATTGGTTCAAACGAAACAATATCATCATTCATCATTCGATCTTGGACGTTCGACGTTCGATGTTTATCTTTTTTTCTTCTCACCCTCTTACCTTCTCACCTTCTAATCCCTATCGCTCTCCGCTTTTCTCAGTAATGTAACAAAAATAGAAAGAAACATTTTAAATATGTAATATACGGGTTTTAATCCAGAATGCATTGATTTCCCCCGCACGCCCTGATACATGGTTACTGGAATCTCCTTTATTTTTAATCCAGCCCTGTGCAGCATTATTATTACATCAGCGTCCGGGAAATCAACCGGATAATATTCTCCCGCATAAAATTTAAGTCCATGTTTATTAATAGCCTGATACCCTGAAGTGGGATCTGTAATCTTTTTGCCAATTATAAGTGAAGTCAACTTGGCAAAAAAAAGCATTCCGACCCTTCTTGTGAAAGGAGCCTTATAGTTTCCTTTGTTTAAAAACCGAGAGCCTATAATTACATCAGCCTTATTCTTGAATACCTCATCCAATAACTTTGGGATATCTTCAGGATCATGCTGTCCGTCCGCATCTATTTGTACCGCATATTCGTA comes from the Anaerolineae bacterium genome and includes:
- a CDS encoding glycosyltransferase family 2 protein — encoded protein: MRPLKKQAIIIIPAYNEEKNIAGVINGIKNVIHDANILVVNDGGEDRTEEIARELGVRVISLPYNMGYGSALQTGFKFALKKGYEYAVQIDADGQHDPEDIPKLLDEVFKNKADVIIGSRFLNKGNYKAPFTRRVGMLFFAKLTSLIIGKKITDPTSGYQAINKHGLKFYAGEYYPVDFPDADVIIMLHRAGLKIKEIPVTMYQGVRGKSMHSGLKPVYYIFKMFLSIFVTLLRKAESDRD